tccatggcgtcgtttgtggattccaaaattgcgaacctgttgtgggtgttaatttgcgttgatggctgttcgttcgagtttgtgtctgatggttcggttttgcgttttttcgccttattggcgtcgttggcacggggggatctgctgaacttctgccacggggggagtagcgcggggtagtgatgggtttgcacaggcgagcctggtcgtgattgttaggccatcatcgagctagctatttcaatataaataactagtcgtgaggctatgaggcaaggttcgggtaggggttaggtgcgtaggcttttcttctctctggcggataggaaacacttgggaggataggagcacgttgtgttcactttcgacggttgggtgacacgtgttgctttcgaacttcactgggcactggagacacgtctgcacgctacggcactcaacagcgaactgtgtggcagtaaatacttcaatagtttctatcccgcggcccgccacacgcagattttgtcctccgggtaagatgatcgccgggtgtcggcatgcctttgtagtgtatgtttagctaacgtgaggacccgctatacatcttaagatttagtcaagcgaagtccttcaaatagactttgttgcaactaggggaagataggagaaacctatcttccacgaacgatgccccccgtcatcaacctcccctcaagggcggccagcatctctttcaaaacgccgatatggagatcgaccaattagcaacagcgctaatttccctcgcctttggaacgaaagctttctttgacgaatccgaagatctcatatccttagacccacccaatatagttttcctcgacgacatcgtcgagacggagagtcttTCTTTCGTGTGGTCTCATTAACGAGTGACAGTAatatcttacaaccagtgaatacctcacgtctagttaacaaagagttagacttgaactgtgcgataacatacgttgatcatcccgtgaccgcggattcgtttgtacctaaggtcattatcactagtgctacgagtgcttaatcttgttaataagcctgtgctaataaactctccgttgtatgacgacaatggctaattctaatgaaaattcattaaacgcccatctccataattctgacttcaatccgacatatatatatgtcggagatgaaagagcaccggagccttctcctcggaactttgggaagacacctagtactgtaatttagatttcaccatagccgtattaagaaaaccgttgtcattcgatctgactgtacttattcgagatttatgatagtgagctcgggctcgaggcgacaaccagtcgccgaacgtagtcgcggtcaaggggatgaacgttttgtttaaccaaggcaggaagtaactctataactctccttgaaagaaatgcttgggacagggtgcgatggtaaatgtctcaatggtttctgtcccgtggctcgccacatgCAGACcatgcttcgagtaagacgattaccagatgttgatgcgtctccacggtacatgttcggctagcccgaTGACCCGCTATAAATgttaagatctatttaacgaaagtccttcaaaccgacaaacagcctttgttccaactacgggaaaattggagaagtatatttttctcacgaacgacgcgacccgatggcgactttctcttaagggcgactagcacccttccccaaccatcaacatggaagtTGACCAATTAACACtaactccaatttccctcactttccgaatgaagacttttctccacgaatccgatgatctcgtgcccttagacacacccatcatagttctcctcgacagcgtcaccgtgatggagagacactctttcgtgcgattttaacgacgatacaagtaattctccggtacgtAGTGCTTGTTCTGTGGCGACcggaatataacttagacttccacgaagtatacacgttcgacatcccgttgaccgcggattcgttaccggacccgaggccattgtcatagcgccgcgagcatctaacattgtgattaattaccaacgctgtaataccactcacttgtgccaataaactctaccattgttacaccgcatcaatggccaatatcaacgaagattcatcgaacacctccacccccaatcctatcattaacccgacatatatatatatatatttcggagatgaaagaacaccggagcctcccctttgtagcggtgggaggacccccttagtgctgtaatccagatttcatcatagccgcactaagaaactgttgtaattcgatccgactgtacttattcgaaatttatgatagtgagctcgggctcgaggcgacaaccggtcgccgaacgtagtcgcggtcaagggatgaacgctttgtctaacaaaggcacgaGGCAACTCTAAAACTCTCCTTAAAAGacatacttgggacagggcacgacggtaagcgcTTCAACGATTTCCGTCCCGTgacccgccacacgcagactctattcttcgagtaagacaATCACCAGATGTTGACGCATCTTTACACCACATGTTCAGCTACCTCGAAGactcgctataaatcttaagatttatttaacgaaagtccttcaaaccgacaaatagtctttgttccaactacgggaactTGGAGAAATCTGTTTTTCTCGCGTACGACGTTACCCGAtaacaactttctctcaagggcggctggcacccttccctaaccaccaacatggaaattgaccaattaacagtaacgtcaatttccctcactttccgaacgaagacttttctccgcgaatccgatgacctcgtgcccttaggcacacccatcatagttttcttcgacagcgtcaccgcgacggagagtcactctctagtgcgatctcatcagtaatcgacctgtgttTCGTacacgaaataattgcccccttgctctaacatatagtgtaacttagacgcaaacgaagggtaaagttcagtatccgttgaccgcggaaacgttgccggagccgagaccattgtcatagtgccgcgaatatcgaaaccttgcgattatctatcgacacTGTAATCTCCCTAAtatgtgtcaataaactcaaccattgttacaccgcacctatggctaatttcaacgaagattcaccgaacacccccacccccaatcctgacgtgcatccgacatcaaAAGTGGGATTCGAACCGGTTATGACGGTGAAACGAATTAGGGCCATTTTGCGCGGCCTAGTGGAGGAGCTGAATTTGAagccgagtgcggaacctaccaaaactgtgctaccggactttaaccccgacatcctgggcgccgatccagtcgcatggtgtaccactgctggtctgattatgaaggaccaccccctacaagaccgttcgctagccaccgctttgagcagtgctctgaagggtttcgcagcaaattggttttcgcagagagtgttcgacgaaggcctcacttggccagcgtttacggaactttttacgacgcgttttggtggcaaggatacagcaacctcgacactaatgaagatacttaacgaacaaccacagaagggcgaaaacacggcggctttcgccgctcgcgtccgttccctcataaagatgaagtggcaacatataaccttgccggaattattcaatgctatcgccttttatcgagtgaGTTCGGTCGACCGAcgtatcgaacgagtggcactcgAGAAGGATATCCGGACCGAGGACCAATTTTTAAGCGAAATAAGAGTCTTCGCTcacgagaagaggccggcgCCTTCGACAAGCAATACATCAACTGgccccgaaaccaaacgacacaagctgtccgACCCCCAGAACAAGTGCCTTTACTGCGGTGCCTTCGGACATAAAATGACGGAGTGCCGCAAGAAAATGCGGGccgagaaacggaagatacgacgtccagaaggaggccgacaagctacatcgttcaagccggtttgcttcaagtgtcaagcggaaggaCACATCGCACCTGACTGCCCGTTGCGGAAGGAGAGAGGAGACAGCAACGAccaggaacgtcgagtcgaattctgcgtgatggaggccccaaccggtaaattaagcctccagggtgagtcgttcccattttgcttcgattctggggctgaatgctcgttaattaaggagtCCGTTGCCCCGAAATTTCCCGGCAGATGAACGgccgacgtagtagtaatgcgagggatagggaatacatgcgttaagagtacgtcgcagattttgtccaccgtatgcaTCAACGGTCTTGCactcgagataacttttcacgtcctccccgatagccacttaaaatacgatatcatgattggtcgcgaaattttgagccaaggcttcgacgtacatattacgcgcgacagtctcgatatttgcaaaacgaaaatagttaacgcctgtaataggaccgtcgaaaacgagatcgatctcaGTGAAGTAGACActgaggtacttggtaacgataagggccggttaatttccattctcgaaaggtttaaaaactcattcatcgcgggtttcccacgtactcgtgtaactacgggccagctagagatacgacttatcgaccctaacgtcaccgtccaaagaagtccttacagacttagcgtaGGACGTAATTTTTACGCTAATTAAAGTGCGTATCCTTGCATTAACACAGATTCTCAGAACACACAACTTCACCCAGCAGATATCGATTACAGTCTGTTGTCACTAACAATgcttttatcaacaatttctttacCTGTTGATCCTCTGGAagttttaactatatatattctctagGAACAGTAAgattttaatgatataactTTACTAATGAGATCTTAATGTCATAAACAGTATCGAAACTTCTTAATTAATGTCGTTATCGAAGAAGAGACTCGTAATCTTCTCAAACGAAGAGCACTTGATGTTTACAAGTAGAACTCGATATCTTAGTTTCTTAAAATGTGTTTCTGTGTTTACTTTCTAAATGTAAACTTTATTCAAAACGAGCCATTCATTCGTTACAGGCCGTTAATAAAATTGCACTTTGCACAAAGGAATTGCcgttaataatttatgattctctgctcgtcgtacagggtatatatcgtaattattcacGACGATCGTAACGTTTAAGTCCAATTCGAGCTTAAAATCCCACGTGAGCTATACTACCACAATAGCCTGAAtttctatttgttcgtttaCTGCCTGTTCGTACTCGGAGCATCCATTGTAAATTACAGCAAAATCTTCTAATGTGTTCCAGAATATGTCttcatggaattttaataatttattaaatctatagataacaaatgtaaaacttactaatttataattaatataaaataagagagcacgaaacttcctattttatggacatattaaatatttgtaaaaaattctgtatcattagtatcactttaattactttaaagGATATAATCCCATAAAGCCGTGACCCCTGAAAGAATCGATGTTCACGCGTGACAAATTGGCGTCGTATGAAAGTTCCGGTATGAACGTTACTAGAGCTGATACCAGCTAGGGGCACAGGTATATGTTCTGggttcattatatatttataaagggcTGCCGATTCAACGAGTGGTCCgggtaaatttaaattgtaaatagacAGAGATTTCAAGTAAAAGCCTGGATAGGAGCGGATATGGTATGAGAGTCTGCGGTGGAAAGAGGAACAGGCTGCTTTTAtttgtaaagtttgaatttcCTCGATATCGAAGGTGTTTAAGCCGCAAGTGTGTTTCGTGTTAATCGTTCgtgttaattcattcgagaccgagattttattgtaatacgatTCCTGGGTGTCAGTACGATCTGAATGTTTTGTTAGAATGATACTGTGCTTTTCTCTCTCTGGAATATTCTtttcgtattttaattttaagtcGATGACAATCTTAAATTTTATGCctcatgtttttaaaatataaaattatatactatgttatactataatatattatgtacagttatatatattatgcctactgattgatatgaatttctttcggtctcgaatgcgttaaaacggagcgcaaagaagtagaaattacttattgtaattggtaaaacatcgtgaaaggcagacagatacaagaaagaagttaaactataaattatatttgcgacattgttatgtttttgctttctttaagcctttcatcaagacagccgatctataaatattaatcgaccaatttctctaagcttgtaacttcaaattaatgtttatatatataaagagttacgtattaatctatctaaatatttaaaaagatgtttaatgttataaatgatggatattaaagatgttcaaaagaatgtactcttcgcgtgttctttatcatatccctgatcaaagacattccaatattattacaatatccaattacatattgatacacaagatatacagattattatttataacattttggttttcttaattgagttattcatttagtacaaatgataagtaattagtaataagtcataaaaaaaaacggtattgtagtagaaatattataagaaaacatattctgtttcagtgtagagttactcctttttatagacagtgtcgtacaaatccgtacgtctttgagaaaatgtaggtatctgagcccttacttcctcaacaactttcaaatctgagagaaaagaaaaacatacgaaGTAATAAGTAATGCTTGCTAATAAATTCAGCAAATACAGAAGGAGCCGGCAAAATCGATGAACCAACGAGactaaaagttaattacatCATGGATTTCTCGCTTTTAATGTTAAGCTGAAAATTACCGATATCGGTGACCACCATATTTTCCTGAGTTTCCAAATCATAAAGGATTTTCCCCCAGGGATTTGTCAACTGTGTATGTCCCCATGCGACATAACTTGCTGAAGGAACACGAGCCGGTGATATACAGGCGACGTATAATTGATTGTCATTCGCTCTGGAACGCTGAAGTAATGACCAGTGCAGTGGTCCAGTGGTCATATTGAATGCCGCCGGATATATCAGCATTTGGCAACCTAACACAGAGAAACGGGAAATATGAGACCACTGAATTTTAGTTAACTTTGTAGCTGCACAGTCCATAttccataatttatgaatatgcgaGAACAGTCCTCTTGTCGTGcttctaattcttttatttatttcattttcagcgaatatactggttttttaaattaagctcctttttatacagagttacagattatattgattatattttatatagaatatatttaagaaagataGTTACTTTCATGCTAGTTAAGTATTGTTCGATTAAGCTACTGTACCTTTGTTCCGATAAATGCGTGCCATTTCCTCGAATCTGATATCATAGCAAATGCCAATACCTATTTTGCAGCCCTTCACATCAAACATTGTTAGGGAATTACCAGGACTGAGTGAATCACTCTCTCGGAAAGTAATCTTGTTGGGAATGTCGATGTCGAATAGATGTacctaataacataaaaatatagttgctaACTCTATTGctgtaacttttgtaatttaacatcaatgttacgaacttctaaactttaattgttttttatttaataactgacagcgtttttatcactttcttttattaaaaagttttatcatttaataatatttgagaaggaatattttttaagaaaaaataagttttttcctatgtgaaaaatttatattacaaaacaaatatattgtacaaaaatttatatattatattacgacaaaaatgtatgtttctcgtatcaaaacgtattttataaacctataacatattttttaaattatagaattggttatagtacacgtatgtacatatgtatattcctaaATTATTCCTAGATAGAGTCACTTTCTCCAccccaatatttttaatttcaaagccacatggaggtatattatttacCTTCCGGTGTTTTGCTATCAAAGTTCCATCGGGACCCCAAATAGTACaggtattgtacaatttatcgcCCTCTATTTCAGGTATCGTACCACCAACTACATAAATGCTGTTTTCCTTAGCTGCCTTCGATAAAGCAACGCTCGTTTCACCATCAGGAATACTCTCGGCGTATTTTGGAAAGTATTCTGCattgcaatatttcaattaatgaaaaataactgtcCTTTGTTCCAACCATAAATTAGGTTGaaatgtttgtcaattttttattttttaaattattaaaataactaaattttatatttcgatttacttaaatatataattacttagataatagtacatataataaattgtttctacaggttcaagatgaaaaatgaatatttagaaatgtttaaTTACAATCATGCTATTTGGGTCAGTACCAGTGACTTGTTACTTAACGACTTTGCTAGtactttttgaaacataaagttaga
The Bombus terrestris chromosome 10, iyBomTerr1.2, whole genome shotgun sequence genome window above contains:
- the LOC125385723 gene encoding omega-amidase NIT2-like, with translation MILTNIVKQVVRMMSTFRLALVQLQVNEVKSKNVERAVSYISSAKEHNADIIALPECFNSPYGIQYFPKYAESIPDGETSVALSKAAKENSIYVVGGTIPEIEGDKLYNTCTIWGPDGTLIAKHRKVHLFDIDIPNKITFRESDSLSPGNSLTMFDVKGCKIGIGICYDIRFEEMARIYRNKGCQMLIYPAAFNMTTGPLHWSLLQRSRANDNQLYVACISPARVPSASYVAWGHTQLTNPWGKILYDLETQENMVVTDIDLKVVEEVRAQIPTFSQRRTDLYDTVYKKE